A stretch of DNA from Deltaproteobacteria bacterium GWC2_65_14:
CTGCAGATTCCGGCCGGGAAGGCGAACCCCTCCCCCCCCGTGGGACCCGCCCTCGGGCAGCACGGGGTGAACATCATGGAGTTCTGCAAGGCGTTCAACGCGAAGACCGCCTCGCAGGAGGGGATGATCATCCCGGTCGTCATCACGGTGTACGCCGACCGGTCGTTCGCCTACATCACCAAGACCCCGCCGGCCTCGGTGCTCCTGCTGAAGGCGGCCGGGATCGAGAAGGGGAGCAAGACCCCCAAGCGGGAAAAGTGCGGGCAGATCGACAGGGCGAAGGTCGAGGAGATCGCGAAGCTGAAGATGGTCGACCTGGACGTGAAGGATCTGGCCGCCGCCGTCAAGACCATCGAGGGAACCGCCCGGAGCATGGGGCTGGAAGTCGTCTGATCGGGAACGGAGGGAGAGAGAAATGCCGAAGCACGGGAAGAAATACCTGGCGTCACGGAGCAAGGTGAACAGGGAGGCAAAGGTATCTCTCGACGAGGCGTTGGACCTGATCAAGGATGCGGCGGTCGCCAAGTTCGACGAAACGGTGGAAGTGGCGATGCGCCTGGGGG
This window harbors:
- a CDS encoding 50S ribosomal protein L11; amino-acid sequence: MAKKIITQIKLQIPAGKANPSPPVGPALGQHGVNIMEFCKAFNAKTASQEGMIIPVVITVYADRSFAYITKTPPASVLLLKAAGIEKGSKTPKREKCGQIDRAKVEEIAKLKMVDLDVKDLAAAVKTIEGTARSMGLEVV